One window of the Chryseotalea sp. WA131a genome contains the following:
- a CDS encoding carboxypeptidase-like regulatory domain-containing protein, with protein sequence MKNFNVRAFVSTLSVILAMLCSDSFAQKNQIVITGKVADKTTQEPLPYATISIVGKSIGVVSNQLGEFAFKLSDQYDNDTLMISMMGYTTYKCKIENIPDRNNLLVQLDPKTIILSEVVITDKKLTAKEIVEKAIANIPLNYTQEPYLLNGFYRDYKKENEKYIALLEAAIAIYDRGYIAPRPKQRRQLQEKVYINEIRKSKIVNYKAAIYTNLNLLDGLLISNDVRYVNFALDINAKKYELEKYVYLDEQLVYVINTNYPWFSRVFIDATSYAILEIEMDARWEGTDKNEWKMNDSIMNRTTFIKKNIKFKRHEGKYHLEYMSYSWRIEGFIKSTNRILFTSDFYQELLVNSIITTNATRPAQGNLMNAENVLELQTKPYNEAFWQSYNIIRESPLNKQIVKDLEEAGALEEQFKKSSINKNEEKTINRSKKQPSQRLKN encoded by the coding sequence ATGAAAAATTTCAACGTAAGAGCGTTCGTCAGCACCCTATCTGTTATTTTAGCGATGTTATGCTCTGATTCGTTTGCCCAGAAGAATCAGATTGTTATTACAGGAAAAGTGGCTGACAAAACAACGCAAGAGCCACTGCCATACGCCACAATCAGTATTGTTGGAAAGTCCATCGGAGTGGTGTCTAATCAACTTGGCGAGTTTGCTTTCAAGCTCTCCGATCAATACGACAACGACACATTAATGATTTCCATGATGGGATATACTACCTATAAATGCAAAATCGAAAATATTCCGGATCGAAATAATCTCCTTGTGCAACTTGATCCAAAAACAATTATACTGAGCGAGGTAGTGATTACGGACAAAAAACTAACGGCTAAAGAAATTGTAGAAAAAGCCATTGCTAACATTCCTCTCAATTATACGCAAGAGCCCTATTTACTGAATGGATTTTACAGGGATTATAAAAAGGAAAACGAAAAGTACATCGCTTTGTTAGAAGCAGCTATTGCCATCTATGACAGAGGCTATATTGCCCCCCGTCCCAAGCAAAGAAGACAATTACAGGAGAAGGTGTACATTAACGAGATAAGAAAAAGCAAAATTGTCAATTATAAAGCAGCAATTTATACCAATTTGAATTTGCTGGATGGACTTCTCATATCCAATGATGTACGGTATGTGAACTTTGCACTTGATATAAATGCTAAGAAATATGAACTTGAAAAGTATGTTTACTTAGATGAGCAGTTGGTCTATGTAATCAATACCAATTACCCTTGGTTTAGTCGTGTTTTTATCGATGCCACTAGCTATGCCATTCTGGAGATTGAAATGGATGCTCGATGGGAAGGCACGGACAAGAACGAGTGGAAAATGAACGACTCCATCATGAACAGAACAACTTTCATCAAGAAAAACATAAAATTTAAAAGACATGAAGGAAAGTACCATTTAGAATACATGAGTTACTCCTGGAGAATTGAAGGCTTTATAAAAAGTACCAATAGAATATTGTTTACTTCTGATTTCTATCAAGAACTATTAGTGAACAGCATTATCACCACTAATGCAACAAGGCCCGCGCAAGGAAATTTGATGAACGCAGAAAACGTATTGGAGCTTCAAACAAAACCCTACAACGAAGCGTTTTGGCAGAGCTACAATATCATTCGCGAGTCGCCTTTGAATAAACAAATCGTGAAAGACTTGGAAGAAGCGGGCGCACTGGAAGAACAATTTAAAAAGAGCAGTATCAATAAGAACGAGGAAAAGACTATTAATCGTTCGAAAAAACAACCTTCACAACGATTGAAAAATTAA
- a CDS encoding SUMF1/EgtB/PvdO family nonheme iron enzyme, with translation MKTLPIVLTLVAFLLTGAFDVLSQETIVRGKVIDSKTQQPLVNANIGLKGRPYNTASDIEGNFKFLLPEKTETDTFFISYIGYKTFVDRLSNLRRANKTYLLEESSTLLDEVTILEKKLYRFEIKKLEAAMKLVKGNLYACQTEVTNKEYNQFLSYLLRSNQMALYKKYKPDISQHEGSLLIFFKGYHLQQLESKENKYHKSYNDYPIVNISHEAAIAYCEWFTDLYNSTKGKKKFKKVNFRLPKLKEWQIAALGYKKFQSWELDENEVDVGIPKNLGEEVAVKKRMIPVKGSDILYPWYGVYEYRNKAQNNRNCWLGNFKIPSGAPLCQALPAAGDGYAITGKTGSYFPNGMGFFDVVGNVAEMIDEKGKAYGGSWNHFPNESTIRSVDDYKGQSGAVGFRVFMEVIEK, from the coding sequence ATGAAAACTTTACCAATTGTTTTGACACTAGTCGCGTTCCTACTGACTGGCGCATTCGATGTTTTATCTCAAGAAACCATCGTCCGCGGAAAAGTCATCGACTCAAAAACACAGCAGCCACTAGTAAACGCTAACATTGGATTGAAAGGCCGACCTTACAACACGGCATCGGATATCGAAGGGAATTTTAAGTTTCTGCTTCCAGAGAAAACAGAAACCGATACGTTTTTCATCTCTTACATCGGCTACAAAACCTTTGTAGATCGACTTTCCAATCTTAGGCGGGCAAATAAAACCTATTTGCTAGAGGAGTCTTCTACGCTACTAGATGAAGTAACTATCCTTGAAAAGAAGTTGTACCGATTCGAGATCAAGAAACTAGAGGCAGCCATGAAGTTAGTAAAGGGAAATCTATACGCTTGCCAAACGGAAGTAACGAATAAAGAGTACAACCAATTCTTAAGTTACTTGCTTCGATCCAATCAAATGGCTTTGTACAAAAAATACAAGCCCGATATTTCGCAGCATGAAGGCTCGCTACTTATCTTTTTCAAAGGCTATCATTTGCAACAACTCGAATCAAAAGAAAACAAGTACCATAAAAGCTATAATGACTATCCAATCGTGAACATCTCGCACGAAGCAGCAATCGCCTACTGCGAATGGTTCACTGATTTGTACAATAGCACCAAGGGAAAAAAGAAGTTTAAGAAAGTCAATTTCAGGCTTCCGAAGTTGAAGGAATGGCAGATTGCCGCGTTGGGTTATAAAAAATTTCAATCATGGGAGTTGGATGAGAATGAAGTGGATGTGGGCATTCCGAAAAATCTGGGTGAGGAAGTGGCCGTGAAGAAAAGAATGATACCTGTAAAAGGAAGTGATATACTTTATCCCTGGTATGGGGTTTACGAGTATCGCAACAAAGCACAGAACAATAGAAATTGTTGGCTTGGCAATTTTAAGATACCATCTGGAGCTCCACTCTGCCAAGCCTTACCTGCGGCTGGTGATGGTTATGCGATTACTGGTAAGACAGGATCCTATTTCCCGAATGGCATGGGGTTTTTTGACGTGGTTGGCAATGTGGCAGAAATGATTGATGAAAAGGGAAAGGCTTATGGAGGAAGCTGGAATCATTTTCCCAACGAATCAACCATAAGAAGCGTAGATGATTACAAAGGGCAAAGCGGTGCAGTTGGGTTCAGGGTTTTTATGGAGGTGATTGAGAAATAG
- a CDS encoding ABC transporter permease gives MNNQPPKWIDRFLRWYCNPDLLEEIQGDVHELYFERVRNEGERAADLKYAWDVLRFFRWSNIKRDEYVPGSMGALWNLNFKIAARNARKNKLIFAVKTIGLSICLAFALLLTAFVVNELTFDQFHVNHDRIYRISTKVNFQDHVTHYAVTPLPTGQALVEGIPEIENYFRFMYQDKPIYHIDDAIFYDEVTLAADSNFLKILSFDFVQGTSSALNEPDKIVLTEKMATKFFGDEDAVGKSIEFGWGILLEVAAVIKDVPSNSHLKFDALISWDTFDRNDDWGNLNAYTYILLKPNATIEMVQNIIPNVLDTFDELVVREYKATFEMIFEKITDIHFSQNLDEDIAEKRNKSNLFILIAVVVLFLITGLINYLNLTLAELTTNVKKIGILRVYGGMANGHGKILISETLFTMLIVLPLSILLSYFGLILAAHFLSIRIDQRILFSPGFILAGISFLFLLFASTRVNSLVLSKTSRVINSLKGRLSSTRSDLSARKFLVAAQLSFSIIMIALIILIVDQFHFIQDADKGFDEKNMVVVKLRSNEALRVEAFSETLKKVSGIAQVEGGSYYPGAIETKYVFQVETDKGMEQRLVPMMNCSYGYLNALNIKVVKGRRFNDESVVDRHGSFIINETAAKEFGWKDAIGKKISGPENYVDGEVIGVVKDFNFASLHSKIEPMIIFPTDENWGNLFVYIKVNPLRPLDLISTIEKEFKAQWPELPFEWEYLDSKYLSLYKNDYELKNIFEVGLVISILISCLGIFSISALLVTLRSKEMGIRKIVGANSLQLFLLHTKSFLQFLVISILVAWPVIWYLSNQWLENFAYRIELNVWYFIIPGLIALFITIITSSYHGIKNAMVNPVDILKHE, from the coding sequence ATGAACAATCAGCCCCCTAAATGGATCGACCGCTTTTTGCGTTGGTACTGCAATCCTGATTTGCTGGAGGAAATTCAGGGCGATGTGCACGAGCTGTATTTTGAGCGGGTGAGAAATGAAGGTGAACGAGCTGCCGATTTAAAGTATGCGTGGGACGTGCTGCGGTTTTTTCGGTGGTCAAATATCAAGAGAGATGAATATGTGCCTGGGAGCATGGGGGCATTGTGGAATTTGAATTTTAAGATAGCTGCGCGAAATGCCCGCAAGAACAAGCTGATCTTTGCGGTGAAGACGATTGGACTTTCTATTTGCCTCGCGTTTGCATTGCTGTTGACGGCCTTTGTTGTCAATGAACTTACATTCGATCAATTTCATGTCAACCATGATCGGATCTATCGGATCAGTACCAAAGTCAACTTTCAAGATCATGTTACTCACTATGCCGTTACGCCATTGCCAACGGGCCAGGCATTGGTGGAAGGCATACCTGAAATAGAAAATTACTTTCGGTTCATGTATCAGGATAAGCCCATCTATCATATTGATGACGCTATTTTTTATGATGAGGTAACGCTGGCAGCGGATAGCAACTTTTTAAAAATCCTCTCATTTGATTTTGTGCAGGGAACAAGCAGCGCGTTGAACGAACCTGATAAAATTGTATTGACGGAAAAAATGGCTACCAAATTTTTTGGCGATGAAGATGCAGTGGGCAAGTCGATTGAGTTCGGTTGGGGGATTTTACTAGAAGTAGCCGCAGTGATCAAGGACGTGCCTTCCAATTCACATTTGAAATTTGATGCGCTGATTTCATGGGATACATTTGATCGCAACGATGATTGGGGGAACTTAAATGCTTACACTTATATTCTCTTAAAGCCAAACGCAACCATCGAAATGGTGCAAAACATTATTCCTAATGTACTTGATACATTTGATGAATTAGTGGTGCGTGAATACAAAGCAACCTTTGAGATGATCTTTGAAAAAATCACGGACATTCATTTTTCACAAAACTTGGATGAAGACATCGCAGAAAAAAGAAACAAGAGCAATCTATTCATACTGATTGCTGTAGTCGTTTTGTTTTTGATAACGGGACTGATCAACTATCTTAACCTTACATTAGCTGAACTTACCACCAACGTAAAAAAAATCGGAATCCTTAGAGTGTATGGTGGAATGGCCAATGGTCATGGAAAAATCCTGATCTCCGAAACCCTATTTACTATGCTCATCGTCTTGCCATTGTCAATACTACTTAGCTATTTTGGGTTAATCCTTGCCGCTCATTTTTTATCCATCCGAATTGATCAGCGAATATTGTTCAGCCCAGGGTTTATCCTAGCAGGGATCAGCTTTCTGTTTTTGCTGTTCGCGTCCACGCGGGTTAATTCATTGGTGCTTTCAAAGACAAGCCGCGTTATTAATTCATTGAAAGGGAGACTCAGCTCGACACGAAGCGATTTGTCAGCCCGAAAATTCTTGGTGGCCGCTCAACTTTCATTTTCGATTATCATGATTGCATTGATCATCTTGATTGTAGATCAATTTCATTTTATTCAAGATGCCGATAAAGGTTTTGATGAAAAAAATATGGTCGTAGTGAAGTTGCGATCGAATGAAGCCTTGCGTGTGGAGGCATTCAGTGAAACACTCAAAAAAGTGAGCGGCATCGCTCAGGTGGAAGGCGGCTCTTACTACCCCGGTGCGATTGAAACCAAATATGTGTTTCAAGTAGAGACTGACAAGGGCATGGAGCAGCGGTTGGTGCCGATGATGAATTGCAGTTATGGTTATCTAAATGCCCTCAATATAAAAGTAGTGAAGGGGCGTAGGTTTAACGATGAAAGCGTGGTTGATCGGCATGGGTCGTTTATAATCAATGAAACTGCTGCTAAGGAATTTGGTTGGAAAGACGCCATTGGCAAAAAAATCAGCGGGCCTGAGAATTACGTTGATGGCGAAGTAATTGGTGTAGTAAAAGATTTCAATTTTGCATCGCTCCACAGCAAAATAGAACCAATGATTATCTTCCCTACGGATGAAAATTGGGGAAATCTTTTTGTCTATATCAAAGTAAATCCTCTGCGGCCACTGGATTTGATTTCAACTATCGAAAAAGAATTTAAAGCACAATGGCCAGAACTTCCGTTTGAATGGGAATACCTTGATTCCAAATACCTGAGTCTTTACAAAAATGACTACGAGCTAAAAAATATCTTTGAGGTAGGCTTGGTCATTTCCATCTTGATTTCTTGCCTCGGTATCTTCAGCATCTCTGCGCTTTTGGTCACATTGCGCTCCAAGGAAATGGGCATTCGCAAAATAGTGGGTGCTAATTCGCTGCAATTGTTTCTCCTTCACACGAAAAGCTTTTTGCAATTCTTAGTCATCTCCATTTTGGTCGCGTGGCCAGTGATCTGGTATCTATCCAACCAATGGCTAGAAAATTTTGCCTACCGAATAGAGTTAAATGTTTGGTATTTTATAATCCCTGGATTGATTGCATTGTTCATTACCATTATCACTTCAAGTTATCACGGAATAAAAAATGCCATGGTGAACCCCGTGGATATTTTAAAACATGAATAA
- a CDS encoding ABC transporter ATP-binding protein has product MSNPYISLMKTAWRYAKQEKRQYILVYSLFILASGSFALYPLLYGWFINALQKGDAQHLRYALIYVGLYFLMKLVEWGLHGPARILERKLAFNLSRNYLQELYHQTLHLPVKWQQDNHSGATINRIRKAYEALKDFFQNGFMYFYALAKFISSFVAMIVFSPLFGGIGIVLGAITVWIIFKFDKPFIQSVDDTNEKEHVVSSTLFDSLSNIITVITLRLEQRMEKSLLEKVKDVYAPFMRSVKINEWKWFAADMLVVLIYCVNIAGYIYQNTMPGQVFMLGGLVTLIGFVNQFTSVFHDVAWQYTQIVQYNTNVQTARSISEAYQQNHLPDGASNLPEDWKKISIRDLNFTHKEKYSSEERAQSLHDIQLSIEKGKRIALIGESGSGKSTLMALLRGLYEPESGIKVTVDNKIASDINSLHDSVTLFPQEPEIFENTIENNITLGLPFEEKDVLAVCETAQFTEVVNQLPKGLQSNIQEKGVNLSGGQKQRLALARGILAAKSCDIVLLDEPTSSVDPKTEIQIYERLFAECKDKAIVSSLHRLYLLSYFDYVYVLRSGRVVDEGTFEELKANSSIFKELWRHQEEKMVERV; this is encoded by the coding sequence ATGTCCAACCCCTACATCTCCTTAATGAAAACCGCTTGGCGGTATGCCAAGCAAGAAAAAAGGCAATACATACTTGTTTACTCGTTGTTTATTCTGGCGAGTGGTTCTTTTGCGCTGTACCCACTGCTGTACGGTTGGTTCATCAATGCTCTTCAAAAAGGTGATGCACAGCACTTGCGCTATGCGCTTATCTATGTGGGGCTATACTTTTTGATGAAACTGGTGGAGTGGGGATTGCATGGGCCTGCGCGGATACTGGAAAGAAAGCTGGCGTTTAACCTCAGTCGGAATTATTTGCAAGAACTTTACCATCAAACTTTGCACCTGCCCGTGAAGTGGCAGCAAGACAACCATAGCGGAGCCACCATCAACCGGATCCGCAAAGCCTATGAAGCCCTCAAAGACTTTTTTCAAAATGGATTCATGTATTTTTATGCGCTGGCCAAGTTTATTTCTTCGTTTGTGGCCATGATTGTTTTCTCGCCTTTGTTTGGCGGCATCGGCATTGTGTTGGGCGCCATTACAGTGTGGATCATTTTCAAGTTTGACAAACCTTTCATCCAATCAGTAGACGATACCAACGAAAAAGAGCACGTGGTGTCAAGCACGTTGTTCGACAGCCTTTCGAATATCATTACCGTGATCACGCTGCGTTTGGAACAACGCATGGAGAAAAGCCTGCTAGAAAAGGTGAAAGACGTATACGCACCGTTTATGCGGTCGGTAAAAATAAATGAGTGGAAATGGTTCGCGGCCGATATGCTGGTAGTATTGATTTACTGCGTGAACATTGCTGGGTACATCTATCAAAATACCATGCCAGGACAAGTTTTTATGCTGGGTGGATTGGTTACCTTGATTGGTTTTGTGAACCAGTTTACCAGCGTGTTTCACGATGTGGCATGGCAGTACACACAAATTGTTCAGTACAACACTAATGTTCAGACTGCCCGGTCTATCTCAGAAGCCTATCAGCAGAACCACTTGCCTGATGGGGCGAGCAACTTGCCCGAGGATTGGAAAAAGATCTCCATCCGTGACCTAAACTTCACGCACAAAGAAAAATATTCTTCGGAAGAAAGGGCACAAAGCCTGCACGACATCCAGCTCTCTATCGAAAAAGGAAAACGCATTGCGTTGATTGGCGAAAGCGGCAGTGGCAAAAGCACCTTGATGGCTTTGCTGCGTGGCTTGTACGAACCAGAATCAGGAATAAAAGTAACAGTGGACAACAAGATTGCTTCCGATATAAATTCCCTCCACGACTCCGTTACCTTGTTCCCGCAAGAGCCAGAAATTTTTGAAAACACCATTGAGAACAATATCACCTTGGGATTGCCATTTGAAGAAAAAGACGTTCTGGCTGTTTGCGAAACAGCCCAATTTACGGAGGTTGTCAATCAATTGCCAAAAGGTTTGCAATCGAACATCCAAGAAAAGGGCGTGAATCTTTCAGGTGGGCAAAAGCAACGGTTGGCACTGGCGCGCGGAATTTTGGCAGCAAAAAGTTGCGATATTGTTTTGTTGGACGAACCCACCAGCAGTGTGGACCCCAAAACAGAAATTCAGATTTATGAAAGACTTTTTGCCGAGTGCAAAGACAAAGCCATCGTGTCAAGCCTTCATCGATTGTACTTGTTGAGTTATTTCGATTACGTATACGTACTGAGAAGTGGACGAGTGGTGGACGAAGGCACGTTTGAAGAACTCAAAGCCAACAGCAGCATCTTTAAAGAACTGTGGCGGCATCAGGAGGAGAAGATGGTGGAACGGGTCTAG
- a CDS encoding alpha/beta fold hydrolase, translating to MGVRASYYEAFATNLCGHGFNVVTADWRGQGKSSVRASKKINFGYEEIIEDLRKLIENTNTWFPSGKKVIIGHSLGGQIGSLFASRYPNSIDGLILIASCSVFYKGWDKVDRVKLYIAGNSFYLLSKIIGHFPGSVIGFGGREARTVMKDWCYNAVYGEYKLANSNHDYELSLRQMNIPVLSFSIENDHLASKTAIENLHKKFDRNSKILQLHLTSDLTNISPLNHFSWTKDSNYLGQQIKNWLRDNIELQIDKR from the coding sequence ATGGGTGTACGAGCATCGTACTACGAAGCATTTGCTACCAATTTATGCGGACATGGATTTAATGTAGTGACTGCCGACTGGCGTGGACAAGGTAAATCATCTGTAAGAGCCTCAAAGAAAATTAATTTTGGGTACGAGGAGATTATTGAGGACTTAAGGAAGTTAATTGAAAATACAAACACTTGGTTTCCAAGTGGGAAAAAAGTTATCATCGGACATAGCTTGGGCGGACAAATAGGAAGTTTATTTGCATCTCGTTACCCTAACTCAATTGATGGCCTAATACTAATTGCTTCATGTTCCGTATTTTACAAGGGCTGGGACAAAGTTGATAGAGTCAAATTATACATTGCTGGCAACAGCTTTTATTTACTCAGTAAAATTATCGGGCATTTCCCTGGAAGTGTAATTGGATTTGGTGGCCGAGAAGCGAGAACAGTTATGAAAGACTGGTGTTACAATGCGGTTTATGGCGAATACAAACTTGCTAACTCAAACCACGACTATGAATTGTCGCTAAGGCAAATGAACATACCTGTTCTATCATTTTCAATAGAGAATGACCATTTAGCGAGTAAGACAGCAATTGAAAACTTGCATAAAAAGTTTGACCGTAACTCAAAGATATTGCAATTACACCTGACATCTGACCTGACAAACATTTCACCTCTCAATCATTTTAGTTGGACTAAAGACTCAAACTATTTAGGACAACAGATAAAGAATTGGCTTCGAGACAACATTGAATTACAAATTGACAAAAGATAA
- a CDS encoding class I SAM-dependent rRNA methyltransferase, with amino-acid sequence MNIKGTVILKSGRDHSIKRFHPWVFSGAIQKTEGDPQDGDWVEVQDSQQATLGFGHYQKGTITVRVISFYKDVPSEKLYSEKIKKAYEQRTSTLVISNFTNGYRLIHGEGDGLPGLIVDMYNKVAVVQAHSPGMHTDRQEIARALQAVLGEGLHAIYYKSLSAGKTKTENEYLFGMAAVPHTIVEHGNHFYVDWEEGQKTGFFLDQRENRKLLGDYSAGKKVLNTFCYTGGFSVYALQNKATFVHSVDASEKAVELTRKNIELNGFSVNENICVAADTFDFIRDKQNEYDVIVLDPPAFAKHKEAKHQAMKGYQRLNAEAMRILKPGGIIFTFSCSQVVDRQLFYDTVVSSAIQAKRNIKVLHHLSQPADHPVSIFHPEGEYLKGLVLFVE; translated from the coding sequence ATGAACATTAAAGGCACCGTTATTCTTAAGTCAGGACGCGACCATTCCATTAAGCGATTTCATCCGTGGGTGTTTTCGGGTGCCATCCAAAAAACAGAAGGCGACCCACAAGATGGCGATTGGGTAGAGGTTCAAGATAGCCAACAGGCAACGCTGGGGTTTGGCCATTATCAGAAAGGCACGATTACTGTCCGAGTGATCTCATTTTATAAAGATGTTCCCTCCGAGAAATTGTATTCTGAAAAAATCAAAAAAGCATACGAGCAACGCACTTCTACATTAGTGATTTCGAATTTTACCAATGGCTACCGGCTCATCCATGGCGAAGGCGATGGATTACCCGGACTGATTGTAGATATGTACAACAAAGTGGCAGTGGTGCAGGCACACTCGCCCGGCATGCACACCGACCGCCAAGAAATTGCCCGTGCCTTACAAGCCGTGTTGGGTGAAGGCCTTCATGCTATTTATTACAAAAGCTTATCCGCAGGTAAAACCAAAACAGAAAACGAGTATCTCTTTGGAATGGCAGCCGTGCCACACACTATTGTTGAACACGGAAATCACTTTTACGTGGATTGGGAAGAAGGACAGAAGACCGGATTTTTCCTCGACCAACGCGAGAATCGAAAATTACTAGGTGACTATTCCGCGGGGAAAAAAGTGTTGAACACGTTTTGCTACACAGGCGGCTTCTCAGTATATGCGCTTCAAAATAAGGCAACTTTTGTGCATTCGGTAGATGCATCCGAAAAAGCCGTTGAACTTACGCGAAAAAATATAGAGCTGAACGGGTTTAGCGTTAACGAAAATATTTGCGTGGCTGCCGACACCTTTGACTTCATTCGCGATAAGCAAAATGAATACGATGTGATTGTGCTGGATCCTCCCGCTTTTGCTAAACATAAAGAAGCCAAGCATCAAGCCATGAAAGGTTACCAGCGATTGAATGCTGAAGCCATGCGCATCCTTAAACCGGGAGGTATTATTTTTACATTTTCGTGTTCACAAGTAGTAGATAGGCAATTGTTTTACGATACCGTAGTCTCGTCTGCTATACAAGCGAAACGAAACATAAAAGTGCTTCACCATCTATCTCAGCCAGCAGACCATCCGGTTTCTATTTTTCATCCAGAGGGTGAATATTTAAAAGGGTTGGTTTTGTTTGTGGAATAA
- a CDS encoding carboxypeptidase-like regulatory domain-containing protein, with amino-acid sequence MKRSISVIALLFIAINLFGQEDYFLFKGELRNSKSNEVIPWASIFIKGTAMGVASNESGQFEFSLAKKYANDSLLISALGYQSVGFVIDDLRKQTYHTMKLTERIYQLKELTIVGPNPTDLVKKALDKWNKNFHVSNYEFDSFYRQTQKEDGKYAKLWECCLRGLDHGYNSSKRGSVDIEYLQIRKSNDYRDSRTQWLIGFFKPQFIFTGENHSRNKDLLIKNFSKSIYTYELDSILYLDNQAVYVVDARVKDSIKEFLFDIRFYIREKDFAFVQMDFSGKSKIQYGKPTGIPGKLKIKMTDYVCRFVFKEFEGKMFMYYLNVNAAFNWTDPEGKKIYQEENSEAIIQNIRLLAQKEKSKVKSNFSNLNYGIPHSSYDSEFWKKYEMARQIPYANGVVKDLHKDISIEEQFAKNGPKPTK; translated from the coding sequence ATGAAAAGATCAATTTCAGTAATTGCCTTATTGTTTATCGCAATAAATCTTTTTGGCCAAGAGGATTATTTCTTATTCAAAGGCGAGCTGCGGAATTCTAAATCCAATGAAGTGATTCCTTGGGCTTCCATCTTCATCAAAGGAACAGCCATGGGTGTGGCATCCAACGAAAGTGGACAATTTGAATTTTCACTTGCCAAAAAATACGCTAACGACTCACTTTTGATAAGTGCTTTAGGCTATCAATCAGTTGGTTTTGTTATTGACGATTTGCGAAAGCAAACATACCATACGATGAAACTTACGGAGCGAATCTACCAACTGAAAGAATTAACAATAGTGGGCCCTAATCCTACAGACCTTGTAAAGAAGGCACTTGACAAGTGGAACAAAAACTTTCATGTGTCAAATTACGAGTTCGACAGCTTCTATCGACAAACTCAAAAAGAGGATGGAAAATATGCTAAGCTTTGGGAGTGTTGTTTGCGTGGACTGGATCATGGCTACAATAGTTCCAAACGTGGTTCGGTTGATATCGAGTATTTGCAGATCAGAAAAAGTAACGATTACAGAGATAGCCGAACCCAATGGCTAATTGGTTTTTTTAAACCTCAATTCATTTTTACAGGAGAAAATCATTCGCGCAACAAAGACTTGTTGATTAAGAATTTCTCAAAATCGATTTATACGTATGAGTTGGATTCCATTCTTTATTTGGATAACCAAGCCGTCTATGTCGTTGATGCACGTGTCAAGGATTCAATTAAGGAATTTCTTTTCGATATTCGCTTTTACATAAGAGAGAAAGATTTCGCTTTTGTTCAAATGGATTTTAGCGGAAAGAGTAAAATTCAGTACGGTAAACCTACAGGGATCCCCGGAAAATTAAAGATCAAAATGACGGATTACGTATGCCGGTTTGTTTTCAAAGAATTTGAAGGCAAAATGTTTATGTATTATCTCAACGTGAATGCTGCTTTCAATTGGACAGATCCGGAAGGGAAAAAAATTTATCAAGAGGAAAACTCAGAAGCAATCATTCAAAACATTCGCCTTCTTGCACAAAAGGAAAAATCAAAAGTAAAATCAAATTTCAGCAATCTCAATTATGGGATTCCGCACAGTAGCTATGATTCTGAGTTTTGGAAAAAATATGAAATGGCTAGGCAAATTCCTTATGCCAATGGCGTGGTCAAAGATTTGCACAAAGATATTTCCATAGAAGAACAGTTTGCTAAAAATGGCCCTAAGCCAACTAAGTAA
- a CDS encoding PadR family transcriptional regulator — protein MTTKGNYLGEFEELVLLSVASRADEAYGVSIRQYIIDETGRSVNISAVHEVLKRLERKGYLKSKMGGATQERGGRRKRYFVLTASGRRTLEEAMKLKIQLYKRVPNFSLKPI, from the coding sequence ATGACCACCAAAGGAAATTATTTGGGCGAATTTGAAGAGCTCGTCCTTCTCTCGGTTGCCTCGCGGGCAGATGAAGCGTATGGTGTCTCCATCCGGCAATACATTATCGATGAAACGGGACGAAGCGTAAATATCAGTGCGGTACACGAAGTACTGAAACGCTTGGAACGAAAGGGCTACTTGAAGTCCAAAATGGGCGGAGCCACACAAGAAAGAGGCGGACGAAGAAAACGCTACTTTGTGCTGACGGCCAGTGGAAGAAGAACACTGGAAGAAGCCATGAAGCTCAAGATTCAGTTGTATAAACGTGTCCCTAATTTTTCTTTGAAACCAATATGA